Part of the Acidobacteriota bacterium genome is shown below.
GCCGGGACCGTCAGATCTCGTACAGATACTTGATGTCGTGCTTGTAGATGAACAGGTTGGGGGCGTCCGACCGCGTCAGGCGCAGGAATGCCGCATCGTAGTACTCGATGGTTCCGTCGACATCCTCGTTGCTGCTCAGCCGCACTCGCACCGGCGTACGGTTCTCGATCAGGCGGCGCAGATAGCGGACCTCCTCGAACGTCTGCTCGGGAACGCGCGGCTTGACCTT
Proteins encoded:
- a CDS encoding Sm ribonucleo-like protein, with the protein product MSENREEGKSKVKPRVPEQTFEEVRYLRRLIENRTPVRVRLSSNEDVDGTIEYYDAAFLRLTRSDAPNLFIYKHDIKYLYEI